In Mytilus trossulus isolate FHL-02 chromosome 6, PNRI_Mtr1.1.1.hap1, whole genome shotgun sequence, a single window of DNA contains:
- the LOC134722770 gene encoding uncharacterized protein LOC134722770, translating to MDSKLKAVRAGHKSAVKRLLRKTEDESSLDNEESAELLETLIQKQKIISTLDEDIMNSLKEEDIEEEILNADEYKFFLNTKIRHLRKTFANKVCTDNDIPQHDHALPSHTFENINQHSSVPYPTHMYPVQPPSNQNHHLPKLTLTMFNGEILTWQTFWDSFESSVHYNVTLTDVQKFSYLKSQLVNDAARTIDGLPLTHSNYMEAIKLLKERFGQSHKITNAYMQAMLELRAPQNNLLSLRVYYDKLEAYIRGLESLGRSGESYGALLIPIILNKLPSEIRQHLARENGSDNWELIDLRRGILKEITIIEAGQRSSSFMDSMQPIAMTASFLTFANRKGEPSKVDTFDNRERQTQNIRQKPCIFCQNLHDPAKCQNVTDHDTRLSIVKEKNLCFNCLGSHRTVDCKSKFRCRQCHQKHHTSLCHGNTCTSDQQMSVNAVVDDSENTLIATSFHSSEEKSRSNVLLKIAVAPVGGNRYVDTHILFDEGAQRSFVTEELASKIDLEILGTETIHLSAFGSTDRKVRHLSRARVYVESINRTKIPVEVLVVPNIANPLTNYIGNGIR from the coding sequence ATGGACAGCAAGCTGAAAGCAGTCAGAGCCGGTCACAAAAGTGCAGTAAAGAGACTTTTACGAAAAACGGAAGATGAATCAAGCTTGGACAATGAAGAAAGTGCTGAACTTTTAGAAACATTAattcaaaaacagaaaattattaGCACATTGGACGAAGATATTATGAATTCTTTAAAGGAGGAGGACATCGAGGAAGAAATTCTTAATGCAGATGAGTACAAATTCTTTTTGAACACCAAAATACGACATTTACGGAAAACATTCGCAAACAAAGTATGTACTGATAATGATATCCCACAGCATGATCACGCATTACCTTCTCACACTTTTGAAAACATTAACCAACACAGTTCTGTTCCGTACCCGACACATATGTATCCCGTTCAGCCACCTAGCAACCAAAATCACCATTTGCCGAAACTTACACTAACTATGTTTAACGGAGAAATTCTGACTTGGCAAACATTTTGGGACTCTTTCGAATCTTCCGTCCATTACAATGTAACACTCACAGACGTACAGAAATTTAGTTATTTAAAATCCCAGCTTGTTAATGATGCTGCAAGAACTATTGACGGGTTACCGCTCACACACTCAAATTACATGGAAGCTATTAAACTTTTAAAGGAGCGCTTTGGACAATCGCATAAGATTACAAATGCTTATATGCAAGCTATGCTAGAACTAAGAGCACCACAAAACAACCTACTCAGTCTACGTGTTTATTACGACAAGTTAGAGGCATACATAAGAGGTCTTGAATCGTTAGGCCGCTCCGGAGAATCGTATGGTGCATTACTTATTCCGATTATACTGAACAAGCTTCCGTCAGAAATACGACAACACTTAGCTCGTGAAAACGGTTCCGATAATTGGGAATTGATTGACTTGAGACGtggaattttaaaagaaatcacCATAATTGAAGCTGGACAACGCTCGTCGTCGTTTATGGATTCAATGCAGCCTATCGCAATGACCGCATCGTTTTTGACATTCGCTAATAGAAAGGGTGAACCGAGTAAAGTAGATACATTCGATAACCGTGAGagacaaacacaaaatattcGACAAAAGCCTTGCATATTCTGTCAGAATTTACATGACCCTGCAAAATGCCAAAATGTTACAGATCACGATACACGCCTATCAATCGTCAAAGAAAAGAACTTATGTTTTAACTGTTTAGGATCACACCGTACTGTAGATTGTAAATCGAAATTTCGCTGCCGCCAGTGCCATCAAAAGCACCACACAAGTCTTTGCCatggaaatacatgtactagtgaTCAGCAAATGTCAGTTAATGCCGTAGTTGATGATAGCGAAAATACATTGATCGCCACAAGTTTTCATTCGTCTGAAGAAAAATCCCGTTCGAACGTGCTTCTAAAAATTGCTGTTGCACCAGTTGGGGGAAATCGATATGTTGATACGCACATTTTGTTTGATGAAGGAGCACAGCGCTCTTTTGTTACAGAGGAGTTAGCATCGAAAATAGATTTAGAAATACTAGGAACAGAAACCATACATTTATCGGCATTTGGAAGTACCGACAGAAAAGTCCGTCATTTGTCAAGAGCACGCGTATACGTAGAGTCGATAAATAGAACGAAAATTCCAGTTGAAGTTCTAGTAGTACCGAACATCGCCAACCCGTTAACCAACTACATCGGTAATGGTATACGATAA